From Microbacterium invictum, the proteins below share one genomic window:
- a CDS encoding glycoside hydrolase family 3 protein: MPTSPAIESGDRSHTSAPIESVAQISTLLLDTDPTLDPALAAKARAAAAEGAVLLRNDGALPLNPEHTVAVFGRVQIDWFAVGYGSGGDVKVPYVWNLLAGLRDTGIHVDEELAQIYTDWTAQNRPALDGTWGQWPHHFAEMPLDPATVIAAAGRAQTAIVVVGRAAGEARESELDPGSFYLTEAEHDMLDRVTASFARTVVILDAGNVMDLSWIAEYGDRIAAVLYAWQGGMEGARAVAALLAGEVAPSGKLTSTIAWSYEDYPSAGNFGGETHNEYVEDIFVGYRYFETFAPGRVQFPFGFGLGYTSFDMTVVEGHVDAGTLRLAIDVRNAGDTHAGKETVQLYVAAPDGALAQPARRLVAFAKTSLLAPDATERLELEVALDDLASYDDSGVTGHRSAWVLEPGDYRFFAGTDVRSASEATVVSVDELRVVRQVSEAAAVSPDSAFQRMTVARTASGTVVRDADGAVALDWEVVPTATVERRTRVLAELPDEIAPAGNGGSSAPAGNGGSSAPAGNGGSSAPAGNGGSSAPAGNGGSSAPAADPASATDDAPAVDDAPATGLTLDAVATGTATLDEFIAQLTDEELAELARGDITMHSALGAPGNAGVLGGVSASLRAKGVRPVTTTDGPSGLRLSAYASLLPSGTALASTWNPELVRELATLHGQEMTRKGSDVLLSPGMNIHRDPLCGRNFEYFSEDPLVTGRFGAAVVAGIQSTGVSACPKHFAANNQETNRTRNDSRVSERALREIYLRGFEICVREAQPRTIMTSYNQINGVWAHYHHDLATTILRGEWGYTGCVVTDWWMEDAVDPDFPALENNAYRVRAQVDVLMPGGVKTEAGPGDYADDTILASLRRPDGVTLAELQRTARNVLGLVLALAPVIDARATP; this comes from the coding sequence ATGCCCACTTCCCCCGCCATCGAGTCCGGCGACCGCTCGCACACGAGCGCGCCGATCGAATCCGTCGCGCAGATCTCGACGCTGCTGCTCGACACCGATCCGACTCTCGACCCGGCGCTGGCCGCGAAAGCACGCGCGGCGGCCGCTGAGGGCGCGGTGCTCCTGCGCAACGACGGGGCGCTGCCCCTGAACCCCGAGCACACCGTCGCGGTGTTCGGGCGCGTGCAGATCGATTGGTTCGCCGTCGGCTACGGGTCGGGCGGCGACGTCAAGGTCCCCTACGTGTGGAACCTGCTCGCGGGGCTGCGCGACACCGGCATCCACGTCGATGAAGAGCTCGCGCAGATCTACACCGACTGGACGGCCCAGAACCGTCCGGCCCTCGACGGCACCTGGGGCCAGTGGCCGCACCACTTCGCCGAGATGCCGCTCGACCCGGCCACGGTCATCGCCGCGGCCGGCCGCGCGCAGACCGCGATCGTCGTCGTCGGACGCGCCGCGGGCGAGGCGCGCGAGAGCGAACTCGACCCGGGCAGCTTCTACCTCACCGAGGCCGAGCACGACATGCTCGACCGGGTCACGGCATCCTTCGCCCGCACCGTCGTCATCCTCGACGCCGGCAACGTCATGGACCTGTCATGGATCGCCGAGTACGGTGACCGCATCGCCGCGGTCCTCTACGCATGGCAGGGCGGGATGGAGGGGGCGCGCGCCGTCGCCGCGCTCCTGGCCGGCGAAGTCGCCCCCAGCGGCAAGCTCACGAGCACCATCGCGTGGTCGTATGAGGACTACCCGAGCGCGGGCAACTTCGGCGGCGAGACCCACAACGAGTACGTCGAGGACATCTTCGTCGGCTACCGCTACTTCGAGACGTTCGCGCCCGGCCGCGTGCAGTTCCCGTTCGGTTTCGGCCTCGGCTACACCTCGTTCGACATGACCGTCGTCGAAGGGCACGTGGATGCCGGAACCCTGCGCCTCGCGATCGACGTCCGCAACGCGGGTGACACGCACGCCGGCAAAGAGACTGTGCAGCTGTACGTCGCCGCGCCCGACGGTGCGCTCGCCCAGCCGGCCCGCCGTCTCGTGGCCTTCGCCAAGACCAGCCTGCTCGCTCCGGACGCCACCGAGCGTCTGGAGCTCGAGGTCGCCCTCGACGACCTGGCTTCGTACGACGACTCCGGAGTCACCGGTCACCGCAGCGCGTGGGTGCTCGAGCCGGGCGACTACCGCTTCTTCGCCGGTACCGATGTGCGCAGCGCATCCGAGGCCACCGTCGTCTCAGTCGACGAGCTGCGCGTCGTGCGCCAGGTCTCCGAGGCGGCCGCCGTCTCACCGGACTCCGCGTTCCAGCGGATGACCGTCGCCCGCACCGCGAGCGGCACCGTCGTCCGCGACGCCGACGGCGCAGTCGCGCTCGACTGGGAGGTCGTGCCGACCGCGACCGTCGAGCGCCGCACGCGCGTCCTCGCCGAGCTGCCGGACGAGATCGCCCCCGCCGGGAACGGCGGCTCGTCCGCCCCCGCCGGGAACGGCGGCTCGTCCGCCCCGGCCGGGAACGGCGGCTCGTCCGCCCCCGCCGGGAACGGCGGCTCGTCCGCCCCGGCCGGGAACGGCGGCTCGTCCGCCCCCGCTGCCGATCCCGCATCCGCTACTGACGACGCGCCCGCCGTCGACGACGCCCCCGCCACCGGGCTGACCCTCGACGCGGTCGCCACCGGTACCGCGACCCTGGACGAGTTCATCGCGCAGCTCACCGACGAGGAGCTCGCCGAGCTGGCCCGCGGTGACATCACGATGCACAGCGCCCTCGGTGCACCCGGCAACGCGGGCGTGCTCGGCGGGGTCTCCGCGTCGCTGCGCGCGAAGGGCGTGCGGCCGGTCACGACCACCGACGGGCCCAGCGGCCTGCGGCTGTCGGCATACGCCTCGCTGCTGCCCTCCGGCACCGCGCTCGCGTCGACCTGGAACCCCGAACTCGTGCGCGAACTCGCGACGCTGCACGGGCAGGAGATGACCCGCAAGGGCTCGGACGTGCTGCTCAGCCCCGGCATGAACATCCACCGCGACCCGCTGTGCGGGCGCAACTTCGAGTACTTCTCCGAAGACCCCCTCGTCACCGGTCGCTTCGGCGCCGCGGTCGTCGCGGGCATCCAGTCGACCGGGGTCTCGGCGTGCCCGAAGCACTTCGCGGCGAACAACCAGGAGACCAACCGCACGCGCAACGACTCGCGGGTATCCGAGCGGGCACTGCGCGAGATTTACCTGCGCGGGTTCGAGATCTGCGTGCGCGAAGCGCAGCCGCGCACCATCATGACCTCGTACAACCAGATCAACGGCGTCTGGGCGCACTACCACCACGACCTCGCGACGACGATCCTGCGCGGCGAGTGGGGGTACACCGGATGCGTCGTCACCGACTGGTGGATGGAGGATGCCGTCGACCCCGACTTCCCGGCACTCGAGAACAACGCGTACCGCGTCCGCGCCCAGGTCGACGTCCTCATGCCCGGGGGAGTGAAGACCGAGGCCGGCCCCGGCGACTACGCGGACGACACGATCCTCGCGTCGCTTCGCCGCCCGGATGGCGTGACGCTCGCGGAACTGCAGCGCACCGCGCGCAACGTGCTCGGCCTCGTGCTCGCCCTCGCCCCCGTGATCGACGCCCGCGCCACCCCCTGA